A genomic region of Macaca thibetana thibetana isolate TM-01 chromosome 14, ASM2454274v1, whole genome shotgun sequence contains the following coding sequences:
- the CHRM1 gene encoding muscarinic acetylcholine receptor M1 — protein sequence MNTSAPPAVSPNITVLAPGKGPWQVAFIGITTGLLSLATVTGNLLVLISFKVNTELKTVNNYFLLSLACADLIIGTFSMNLYTTYLLMGHWALGTLACDLWLALDYVASNASVMNLLLISFDRYFSVTRPLSYRAKRTPRRAALMIGLAWLVSFVLWAPAILFWQYLVGERTVLAGQCYIQFLSQPIITFGTAMAAFYLPVTVMCTLYWRIYRETENRARELAALQGSETPGKGGGSSSSSERSQPGAEGSPETPPGRCCRCCRAPRLLQAYSWKEDEEEDEGSMESLTSSEGEEPGSEVVIKMPMVDPEAQAPTKQPPRSSPNTVKRPTKKGRDRAGKGQKPRGKEQLAKRKTFSLVKEKKAARTLSAILLAFILTWTPYNIMVLVSTFCKDCVPETLWELGYWLCYVNSTINPMCYALCNKAFRDTFRLLLLCRWDKRRWRKIPKRPGSVHRTPSRQC from the coding sequence ATGAACACCTCAGCCCCACCTGCTGTCAGCCCCAACATCACCGTCCTGGCACCAGGAAAGGGTCCCTGGCAAGTGGCCTTCATTGGGATCACCACGGGCCTCCTGTCGCTAGCCACAGTGACAGGCAACCTGCTGGTACTCATCTCCTTCAAGGTCAACACGGAGCTCAAGACAGTCAATAACTACTTCCTGCTGAGCCTGGCCTGTGCTGACCTCATCATCGGTACCTTCTCCATGAACCTCTATACCACGTACCTGCTCATGGGCCACTGGGCTCTGGGCACACTGGCTTGCGACCTCTGGCTGGCCCTGGACTATGTGGCCAGCAATGCTTCCGTCATGAATCTGCTGCTCATCAGTTTTGACCGCTACTTCTCCGTGACTCGGCCCCTGAGCTACCGCGCCAAGCGCACACCCCGCCGGGCAGCCCTGATGATCGGCCTGGCCTGGCTGGTTTCCTTTGTCCTCTGGGCCCCAGCCATCCTCTTCTGGCAGTACCTGGTAGGGGAGCGGACAGTGCTGGCTGGGCAGTGCTACATCCAGTTCCTCTCCCAGCCCATCATCACCTTTGGCACAGCCATGGCTGCCTTCTACCTCCCTGTCACAGTCATGTGCACGCTCTACTGGCGCATCTACCGGGAGACAGAGAACCGAGCACGGGAGCTGGCAGCCCTTCAGGGCTCCGAGACGCCAGGCAAAGggggtggcagcagcagcagctcagaGAGGTCTCAGCCAGGGGCTGAGGGTTCACCAGAGACTCCTCCAGGCCGTTGCTGTCGCTGCTGCCGGGCCCCCAGGCTGCTGCAGGCCTACAGCTGGAAGGAAGACGAGGAAGAGGATGAAGGCTCCATGGAGTCCCTCACATCCTCTGAGGGAGAGGAGCCTGGCTCCGAAGTGGTGATCAAGATGCCAATGGTGGACCCTGAGGCACAGGCTCCCACCAAGCAGCCCCCCCGGAGCTCCCCAAATACAGTGAAGAGGCCGACTAAGAAAGGGCGTGATCGAGCTGGCAAGGGCCAGAAGCCCCGTGGGAAGGAGCAGCTGGCCAAGCGGAAGACCTTCTCACTGGTCAAGGAGAAGAAGGCGGCTCGGACCCTGAGTGCCATCCTCCTGGCCTTCATCCTCACCTGGACACCGTACAACATCATGGTGCTGGTGTCCACCTTCTGCAAGGACTGTGTTCCCGAGACCCTGTGGGAGCTGGGCTACTGGCTGTGCTACGTCAACAGCACCATCAACCCCATGTGCTATGCGCTCTGCAACAAAGCCTTCCGGGACACCTTTCGCCTGCTGCTGCTTTGCCGCTGGGACAAGAGACGCTGGCGCAAGATCCCCAAGCGCCCTGGCTCCGTGCACCGCACCCCGTCCCGCCAATGCTGA